A window of Gemmatimonadota bacterium contains these coding sequences:
- a CDS encoding DNA-3-methyladenine glycosylase I: MAQLADGLVRHADGVVRCWWCGTDPLYVRYHDTEWGSPVTDEVRLFEKMSLEGFQAGLSWLTILRKREHFRAAFAGFDPAKVARFGARDVTRLLDDAGIVRHRGKITAVIENARRYEALCAEFGSLAGFIWSFEPPASERTARVVRARIPAATESSAAMSKALKVRGWRFVGPTTMYALFQAMGLVNDHLDGCARRAAVDSLRAATRVPRATAPAGRAR; this comes from the coding sequence ATGGCGCAGCTCGCCGACGGACTCGTGCGTCATGCGGACGGCGTGGTGCGCTGCTGGTGGTGCGGCACCGATCCGCTGTACGTTCGCTACCACGATACCGAGTGGGGCTCGCCGGTCACTGACGAGGTCCGACTCTTCGAGAAGATGTCGCTCGAGGGGTTCCAGGCGGGACTCAGCTGGCTCACCATCCTTCGGAAGCGCGAGCACTTCCGAGCGGCGTTCGCGGGATTCGACCCCGCGAAGGTCGCGCGCTTCGGCGCACGGGATGTCACGCGCCTGCTCGACGATGCGGGCATCGTGCGGCATCGCGGCAAGATCACCGCGGTCATCGAGAACGCACGCCGGTACGAGGCGCTGTGTGCGGAGTTCGGCTCGCTCGCGGGATTCATCTGGAGTTTCGAACCGCCGGCATCGGAGCGGACCGCGCGGGTCGTGCGCGCGCGGATCCCCGCGGCGACGGAGTCGTCCGCCGCGATGTCGAAGGCCTTGAAGGTGCGGGGGTGGCGATTCGTGGGACCGACTACGATGTACGCGCTGTTCCAGGCGATGGGGCTCGTGAACGACCATCTCGACGGCTGCGCGCGGCGCGCGGCGGTCGACTCCCTTCGTGCGGCTACCCGCGTACCCCGAGCAACTGCGCCAGCCGGGCGTGCGCGATAG
- a CDS encoding acyl-CoA desaturase: MRKDDTVSAAVSEYHDDIIYPNTAAFIFVHLAPLAAIWTGVTTTSVFLAVALYVARMFGITAGYHRYFSHRSFKTSRVMQFVFAFLAMSSTQKSVLWWAALHRHHHRHSDQEDDVHSPLHRGFFYSHVGWIFDKKHDETRLHEVPDLTKYPELMFLDKHQLIPGITLAIACFLIDGWAGLFIGFFLSTAVLYHGTFFINSLAHVHGKQRYVTGDTSRNNWWLAIITLGEGWHNNHHAYQRSTRQGFRWYEFDPTYYALKVMSWAGLVWDLGEPPVEVVRNERRLGAAVLERVARQLAERFPPGTVAAQVAQARESFDAHPKVIELRAKLAAGQTRAEEAWHELEQHLPHLPHLPTAAELRARALQMYADSPSTDEIVARARQVIAERFSIEVFPELRPALA; this comes from the coding sequence ATCCGTAAGGACGACACCGTGAGCGCTGCTGTTTCCGAGTACCACGACGACATCATCTATCCGAACACCGCGGCGTTCATTTTCGTCCACCTCGCGCCGCTCGCGGCCATCTGGACGGGGGTGACGACGACCTCGGTGTTCCTCGCCGTCGCGCTCTACGTCGCCCGCATGTTCGGGATCACCGCCGGATACCACCGGTACTTCTCGCACCGGTCGTTCAAGACGTCGCGCGTCATGCAGTTCGTCTTCGCCTTTCTCGCGATGAGCTCCACGCAGAAGTCGGTCCTCTGGTGGGCGGCGTTGCATCGCCACCACCACCGGCATTCGGACCAGGAGGACGACGTGCACTCGCCGCTCCACCGCGGCTTCTTCTACTCGCACGTCGGCTGGATCTTCGACAAGAAGCACGACGAGACGCGGCTCCATGAGGTCCCCGATCTCACCAAGTATCCGGAGCTGATGTTCCTCGACAAGCACCAGCTGATCCCGGGGATCACGCTGGCCATCGCCTGCTTCCTCATCGATGGGTGGGCCGGCCTGTTCATCGGCTTCTTCCTGAGCACCGCGGTGCTCTACCATGGCACGTTCTTCATCAACTCCCTCGCGCACGTGCACGGCAAGCAGCGCTACGTCACGGGCGACACCTCACGCAACAACTGGTGGCTCGCGATCATCACGCTTGGTGAGGGGTGGCACAACAACCATCACGCGTACCAGCGCTCCACGCGTCAGGGGTTCCGCTGGTACGAGTTCGACCCGACCTACTACGCGCTCAAGGTGATGAGTTGGGCTGGGCTCGTTTGGGATCTCGGTGAACCGCCGGTCGAGGTCGTCCGCAACGAACGCCGCCTTGGCGCCGCGGTCCTCGAGCGCGTCGCGCGGCAGCTCGCCGAACGCTTCCCACCCGGGACGGTGGCGGCGCAGGTCGCTCAGGCACGGGAGAGCTTCGATGCGCACCCCAAGGTGATCGAGCTTCGGGCGAAGCTCGCAGCAGGCCAGACGCGCGCAGAGGAGGCGTGGCACGAACTGGAGCAGCACCTGCCGCACCTCCCGCATCTGCCGACCGCCGCCGAGCTCCGGGCGCGGGCGCTTCAGATGTACGCGGACAGCCCCTCGACCGACGAGATCGTCGCGCGGGCCCGCCAAGTGATCGCCGAGCGGTTCAGCATCGAGGTTTTCCCCGAACTGCGCCCGGCCCTCGCCTAG
- a CDS encoding endonuclease/exonuclease/phosphatase family protein — MKRARPDVRTRAARLGLVLVAVLLGASPAAGAAQAPVRVMSFNIRYGTANDGVHAWPNRRAAVLATIEDHAPHLLGVQEALRFQLDELGRGLGRYREVGVGRDDGRRSGEYTAILVDTSRFTIIDEGTFWLSDTPGVPGSMHWGNRITRITTWVRVVDRATGDSVRVYNAHWDHESQPSRERSAKLLLERLQASPSTTDAVLVLGDFNSGPSNPAFVTLTTDPGVQLRDVHRELATYEQWGGTFNGFRGDRSGEKIDAILATPAWRVVDAGIDRRRWGSLWASDHFAVWGVLRLRGGL; from the coding sequence GTGAAGCGCGCGCGCCCCGACGTGCGGACGCGCGCCGCTCGCCTGGGCCTCGTGCTGGTGGCGGTGTTGCTCGGCGCGTCCCCGGCGGCGGGTGCCGCGCAGGCGCCGGTGCGGGTGATGAGCTTCAACATCCGCTACGGCACGGCGAACGACGGGGTGCATGCCTGGCCGAATCGTCGGGCCGCCGTGCTCGCGACGATCGAGGATCACGCGCCCCACCTGCTGGGCGTGCAGGAGGCGCTACGCTTCCAGCTCGACGAACTGGGGCGCGGATTGGGGCGCTACCGGGAGGTCGGCGTCGGTCGTGACGACGGCCGTCGGTCCGGCGAATACACTGCGATCCTGGTGGACACTTCGCGGTTCACGATCATCGATGAAGGGACGTTCTGGCTGTCCGATACCCCGGGAGTGCCGGGCTCGATGCATTGGGGGAACCGGATCACCCGGATCACGACTTGGGTGCGGGTGGTGGACCGAGCGACGGGGGACTCGGTGCGGGTCTACAACGCGCACTGGGACCACGAGTCGCAGCCGTCGCGTGAACGAAGCGCGAAGCTCCTCCTCGAGCGCCTGCAGGCGTCGCCGTCCACGACCGACGCCGTCCTCGTCCTGGGGGATTTCAACTCAGGGCCCTCGAACCCGGCCTTCGTGACACTCACGACGGATCCGGGCGTCCAACTGCGGGATGTGCACCGCGAGCTGGCGACGTACGAGCAGTGGGGCGGGACCTTCAACGGCTTCAGAGGCGACCGGTCGGGAGAGAAGATCGACGCGATCCTGGCGACCCCTGCGTGGCGCGTGGTGGACGCGGGAATCGACCGACGCCGCTGGGGATCGCTGTGGGCTTCGGATCATTTCGCCGTCTGGGGCGTGCTTCGCCTGCGAGGTGGACTTTAG
- a CDS encoding dienelactone hydrolase family protein, with translation MKPSLLLPVTLLALGACTAQRLTPEQANLAAAADEHADHEMSGGATHGPAVLGEAMQQAPGIAPGAADAAARLAASTRHGEWAMIPTAGGAKDSIAAWVVYPERRDNAPVVVVVHEIFGLSTWVRSVADQLAADGFIAIAPDLLSIERGGATTDTIATAQATALIRNVSPDKMNAMVAAVARYGMALPSAKKTYGIVGYCWGGSASFNHAVFNAPGLAAAVVYYGASPADSAIATVRIPVLGLYGGNDQRVNATIPRADSVMKAIGGTFVSRVYTGAGHGFLRQQADTANLAAARQAWPETVAWFRKYLR, from the coding sequence ATGAAGCCGTCGCTCCTCCTTCCCGTCACGCTCCTTGCACTCGGCGCCTGCACCGCGCAGCGCCTGACGCCCGAACAGGCCAATCTCGCCGCCGCAGCGGATGAGCACGCGGACCACGAGATGTCGGGCGGGGCCACGCATGGACCCGCCGTGCTGGGGGAGGCTATGCAGCAAGCCCCCGGGATCGCGCCAGGTGCGGCCGATGCGGCGGCCCGACTTGCCGCCTCCACACGTCACGGCGAGTGGGCCATGATCCCAACCGCCGGTGGGGCGAAGGACTCGATCGCCGCATGGGTGGTCTACCCCGAGCGGCGCGACAATGCGCCGGTGGTGGTGGTGGTGCATGAGATCTTCGGTCTGTCGACCTGGGTCCGGAGCGTCGCCGATCAGCTCGCGGCCGATGGCTTCATCGCGATCGCGCCCGACCTGCTGTCGATCGAACGGGGGGGAGCCACGACCGACACCATCGCCACGGCGCAGGCGACGGCGCTCATCCGGAACGTCTCGCCGGACAAGATGAACGCGATGGTCGCCGCGGTGGCGCGCTACGGGATGGCGCTCCCGTCGGCGAAGAAGACCTATGGCATCGTCGGCTACTGCTGGGGCGGGTCGGCATCATTCAATCACGCGGTGTTCAATGCGCCCGGCCTCGCGGCCGCCGTGGTGTACTACGGCGCCTCGCCGGCCGACTCGGCGATCGCGACGGTCCGGATTCCAGTCCTCGGCTTGTACGGCGGCAACGACCAGCGCGTGAACGCCACGATTCCCCGTGCCGATTCCGTGATGAAGGCCATCGGCGGCACCTTCGTCAGCCGCGTCTACACCGGTGCCGGTCACGGCTTCCTGCGACAGCAGGCGGACACCGCGAACCTCGCGGCCGCTCGGCAGGCGTGGCCGGAGACGGTGGCGTGGTTCAGGAAGTACCTGCGATAG
- a CDS encoding alpha/beta hydrolase: MRSKYAQGLMHLARARGWGAAMLIFRTCDGRIPDSPRLYHSGETTDAEFVIRRIAAERPGRPIHLFGVSLGANVLLKWLGELGTRAPREIVRAAAVSTPFDLAAGSRYLEQGLSRIYVRHFIRSLRAKALAALERHRDLPVDRVRLLTARSFWEFDEVFTGPVHGFRGADDYYLRSSSIGFLPDVAVPTLLYSAVDDPFLPPVVLDRVRETASRNPMLRIDFTASGGHVGWVAGPPWAPVYHMEGRVMHWYETAT, encoded by the coding sequence GTGCGCTCCAAGTACGCCCAGGGTCTCATGCATCTGGCGCGTGCGCGTGGTTGGGGTGCGGCGATGCTCATCTTCAGGACCTGCGACGGTCGCATCCCGGACTCGCCTCGGCTCTACCACTCGGGTGAGACCACGGATGCCGAGTTCGTCATCCGGCGGATCGCCGCGGAACGGCCGGGCCGCCCCATCCATCTCTTCGGAGTCTCGCTCGGCGCGAACGTCCTCCTGAAGTGGCTCGGCGAGCTGGGAACCCGTGCGCCGCGCGAGATCGTGCGCGCCGCCGCGGTCTCGACGCCGTTCGACCTCGCGGCCGGAAGCCGCTACCTCGAGCAAGGCCTGTCCCGCATCTATGTCAGGCACTTCATCCGGTCCCTGCGCGCCAAGGCGCTCGCCGCCTTGGAGCGGCATCGGGACCTGCCCGTGGACCGCGTGCGGCTCCTGACCGCGCGGTCCTTCTGGGAGTTCGACGAAGTCTTCACCGGTCCCGTGCACGGGTTCCGCGGTGCGGACGACTACTATCTACGCTCGAGTTCGATCGGATTCCTGCCGGACGTCGCGGTGCCGACACTACTGTACTCGGCCGTCGATGACCCATTCCTCCCCCCGGTCGTCCTCGATCGAGTGCGGGAGACGGCATCACGGAACCCGATGTTGCGCATCGATTTTACCGCATCGGGGGGACACGTCGGGTGGGTCGCCGGGCCTCCGTGGGCGCCGGTGTATCACATGGAAGGCCGCGTGATGCATTGGTATGAGACCGCAACCTGA
- a CDS encoding SLC13/DASS family transporter, giving the protein MEIPSPAPAVRAFSPASLVALLAGPLLGLVVRALEPGGLSGPAASVLGVGVWMATWWISECLPLAVTALLPIALFPALGVATTKEAASSFANEVVFLYLGGFLLAAALEHWHAHHRIALGVIGRVGTSSRRLVLGVMLATAFVSMWISNTATAAMMYPIAMAIGALFGDGEAARSQRVALLLGVAFAASIGGMGTLLGTPPNLILAGAAKDLAGINLDFFTFLRYGLPITMILLPACWILLVFVFHRERVELGADGLAMLAKRRTDLGRLEGGERRVMFVFAAMALAWFFREPKEIGSLHIVGLTALMPSLTDAGIAVIGGITLFLIPGRTRDRGERPLLTWKEAREIPWDVLLLFGGGLSLAAGMESSGLAARIGVWMSGLQGLPLPLVLIGVATATVIVSELASNAATASMGMPIAVSLAQALGQPPLMVMLVVGLSASVGYALPMATPPNAIVFGSGELSVRDMARAGLALDVVGILVVVGVVLAVF; this is encoded by the coding sequence ATGGAAATCCCCTCGCCCGCTCCTGCCGTCCGCGCCTTCTCGCCGGCCAGCCTGGTCGCGCTCCTCGCGGGACCGCTCCTCGGACTCGTGGTACGCGCCCTTGAGCCCGGCGGGCTCTCGGGACCCGCGGCCTCGGTCCTCGGCGTCGGCGTCTGGATGGCGACGTGGTGGATCTCCGAGTGCCTCCCGCTCGCCGTTACGGCGCTGTTGCCGATCGCGCTCTTCCCGGCGCTTGGCGTGGCGACCACCAAGGAGGCGGCGTCGAGCTTCGCCAACGAGGTGGTGTTCCTGTACCTCGGCGGCTTCCTGCTCGCGGCCGCGCTCGAGCACTGGCATGCCCATCATCGCATCGCCCTCGGCGTCATCGGGCGCGTCGGGACGAGCTCGAGGCGACTCGTGCTGGGCGTGATGCTCGCGACCGCGTTCGTGTCGATGTGGATCTCCAACACCGCGACGGCGGCCATGATGTATCCCATCGCGATGGCGATCGGCGCGCTCTTCGGCGATGGGGAGGCCGCGCGCAGCCAGCGCGTCGCGCTGCTCCTCGGCGTCGCCTTCGCCGCGAGCATCGGCGGCATGGGGACGTTGCTCGGGACGCCCCCGAACCTCATCCTCGCTGGCGCAGCGAAGGACCTCGCGGGGATCAACCTCGACTTCTTCACGTTCCTGCGCTACGGGCTGCCGATCACCATGATCCTTCTCCCCGCCTGCTGGATCCTGCTCGTCTTCGTCTTCCACCGTGAGCGCGTCGAGCTCGGCGCGGACGGCCTCGCGATGCTCGCGAAGCGGCGGACCGACCTTGGTCGGCTCGAGGGCGGTGAGCGTCGCGTCATGTTCGTCTTCGCCGCGATGGCGCTGGCCTGGTTCTTCCGCGAGCCGAAGGAGATCGGATCGCTGCACATCGTCGGGCTCACCGCGCTCATGCCGAGCCTCACGGATGCCGGCATCGCGGTCATCGGCGGCATCACGCTCTTCCTGATCCCCGGACGGACGCGGGACCGCGGCGAACGTCCGCTCCTCACATGGAAGGAAGCGCGCGAGATCCCATGGGACGTGCTGCTCCTGTTCGGCGGTGGCCTCTCGCTCGCGGCGGGCATGGAGTCGAGCGGCCTGGCCGCGCGCATCGGGGTCTGGATGTCCGGCCTGCAAGGACTGCCGCTCCCGCTCGTGCTCATCGGCGTGGCGACCGCGACGGTGATCGTCTCGGAACTCGCCTCCAACGCGGCCACGGCATCGATGGGGATGCCGATCGCCGTCTCGCTGGCGCAGGCACTCGGCCAACCGCCGCTGATGGTGATGCTCGTCGTCGGACTGTCGGCGTCGGTCGGCTACGCCCTGCCCATGGCGACGCCGCCCAACGCCATCGTCTTCGGGAGCGGCGAACTCTCGGTGCGGGACATGGCGCGTGCCGGGCTCGCGCTCGACGTCGTCGGCATCCTGGTCGTCGTGGGCGTCGTCCTCGCCGTCTTCTAG
- a CDS encoding insulinase family protein, which produces MREINQWRRGIASRSGQLLRFGLLALLIGAAPAHAQRAERAATIQQRVLANGLEVIVVPGGGVPIATVELVVKNGAFTQTPEYAGLAHLFEHMFFKANDAYPEEDAFMDRAARLGAAFNATTREELVNYYVTVVADSVAGGMEFLNAALRGAQFRAEELAREKVVVLGEYDRAESSPWFRLDERIGHQLWGDFWSRKNTIGDRRVINDVTPEQMRTIRDLYYVPSNSALVVAGDVDAAGIFALAERIFGSWPRGDDPFRRAPIPEVKPLAGSLGVIVEEPVNAVTVQIQWHGPSASRDEAATFAADVYSDILNGPASRFQRRLVDSGLWQGVVVNYYTLNHVGPITVSGQTTPEKLREALKALDAELAATLEPGYFTVEELEAVKANRAVTTAFGAERGSENAHTIGFWWSVVGLDYHLRYIDEMAKQTPAQLQAYARRYIVGKPRIVGVMLPEGAKARLNLTEAELAGRSVAP; this is translated from the coding sequence ATGCGCGAAATCAACCAGTGGCGGCGGGGGATTGCCAGCCGCTCCGGACAACTCCTGCGGTTCGGGCTGCTCGCCCTGCTCATCGGGGCGGCCCCGGCGCACGCGCAGCGCGCCGAGCGCGCGGCCACCATCCAGCAGCGCGTGCTGGCGAACGGGCTCGAGGTGATCGTCGTCCCCGGCGGCGGCGTCCCGATCGCGACGGTCGAGCTGGTGGTGAAGAACGGCGCCTTCACCCAGACGCCGGAGTACGCCGGACTGGCGCACCTGTTCGAGCACATGTTCTTCAAGGCGAACGATGCGTATCCGGAGGAGGACGCGTTCATGGATCGCGCGGCGCGTCTCGGGGCGGCCTTCAACGCGACGACGCGCGAGGAGCTCGTCAACTACTACGTGACCGTCGTGGCCGATTCGGTGGCGGGGGGAATGGAGTTCCTCAACGCGGCCCTGCGTGGCGCGCAGTTCCGCGCCGAGGAGCTCGCGCGCGAGAAGGTCGTGGTGCTCGGGGAGTACGACCGGGCGGAGTCGTCGCCGTGGTTCCGGCTCGACGAGCGGATCGGGCACCAGCTCTGGGGCGACTTCTGGAGCCGCAAGAACACCATCGGCGACCGTCGCGTGATCAATGACGTGACCCCGGAGCAGATGCGCACGATCCGCGACCTCTATTACGTGCCGAGCAACTCGGCGCTGGTGGTCGCGGGCGATGTGGATGCCGCGGGGATCTTCGCGCTCGCCGAGCGGATCTTCGGGAGCTGGCCCCGGGGGGACGACCCGTTCCGGCGCGCCCCCATCCCGGAGGTGAAGCCGCTCGCCGGCAGTCTCGGGGTGATCGTCGAGGAGCCGGTGAACGCCGTCACCGTGCAGATCCAGTGGCATGGACCGAGCGCGAGCCGTGACGAGGCCGCCACGTTCGCGGCGGACGTCTACTCCGACATCCTCAACGGCCCCGCATCACGATTCCAGCGACGTCTGGTCGACAGCGGACTGTGGCAGGGCGTGGTGGTCAACTACTACACGCTCAACCACGTGGGGCCCATCACGGTGAGTGGCCAGACGACACCGGAGAAGCTGCGCGAGGCGCTGAAGGCCCTCGATGCGGAGCTCGCGGCCACGCTCGAGCCGGGGTATTTCACCGTCGAGGAGCTGGAGGCCGTGAAGGCCAATCGCGCGGTCACGACCGCCTTCGGTGCCGAACGCGGGTCGGAGAACGCGCACACGATCGGGTTCTGGTGGAGCGTGGTCGGACTCGACTACCACCTGCGCTACATCGATGAGATGGCGAAGCAGACGCCGGCCCAGCTGCAGGCCTATGCGCGACGCTACATCGTCGGGAAGCCGCGGATCGTCGGCGTGATGCTTCCGGAGGGCGCGAAGGCGCGCCTCAATCTCACCGAAGCCGAGCTCGCCGGACGGAGCGTGGCCCCATGA
- a CDS encoding arsenate reductase — MEVQVFGTQKSQDTRRSLRFWSERRVRVHFVDLKERAASKGELQRFVQKFGLTPLIDKTSRRYQDLGLGASRLSDDRWLTLLTEEPLLLTTPLTRFGSKLTLGVNEAEWTAWIDAERTK; from the coding sequence GTGGAAGTGCAGGTGTTCGGGACCCAGAAGAGCCAGGACACCCGACGAAGCCTTCGCTTCTGGAGCGAGCGTCGGGTGCGGGTGCACTTCGTGGATCTCAAGGAACGCGCGGCGAGCAAGGGTGAGCTGCAACGCTTCGTGCAGAAGTTCGGACTGACGCCACTCATCGACAAGACCTCGCGGCGGTACCAGGACCTGGGGCTCGGCGCCTCTCGACTCTCCGATGATCGTTGGCTCACGCTCCTCACCGAGGAACCGCTCCTGCTCACCACGCCCCTGACCCGATTCGGCAGCAAGCTCACGCTCGGCGTGAACGAGGCCGAGTGGACCGCGTGGATCGACGCGGAGCGCACCAAGTGA
- a CDS encoding TerC family protein yields MDRRGAHQVIWAWSGFLAFIAVVLALDLGVFNRKSHAPTLREAMIFTTGTVVMAGLFAVLVYYAYEAHWLGLGQAIDAVDGQVNGGRLASVKFLTGYVVELSLSMDNVFVIALIFEHLKVPLMYQHRVLFWGILGALAMRGTMIGVGAQLVARYHWILLFFGAFLVFTGVRMLFQSTQEHEEEVESWVTRWLRRHFPVTDRFHEQHFVVELNGKRFLTPLAVALVLVETTDLIFAVDSIPAIFAITADPFLVFTSNVFAILCLRSLYFGLAGLIQKFKYLKVSLALVLAIVGVKMLTAEWIKHWLGDASNFWLLGVIFTVLIGGGVASWIADRRPGAA; encoded by the coding sequence GTGGATCGACGCGGAGCGCACCAAGTGATCTGGGCCTGGAGCGGGTTCCTCGCGTTCATCGCCGTCGTGCTCGCGCTCGACCTCGGTGTGTTCAATCGGAAGTCCCACGCGCCGACCCTTCGCGAGGCGATGATCTTCACCACGGGGACCGTGGTGATGGCCGGGCTGTTCGCCGTGCTCGTGTACTATGCGTACGAGGCGCATTGGCTCGGCCTCGGCCAGGCGATCGATGCGGTGGACGGGCAGGTCAACGGTGGGCGCCTGGCTTCGGTGAAGTTCCTCACCGGCTACGTCGTCGAGCTCAGCCTTTCGATGGACAACGTCTTCGTCATCGCGCTGATCTTCGAGCACCTGAAGGTCCCGCTCATGTACCAGCATCGGGTGCTCTTCTGGGGAATCCTCGGGGCGCTGGCGATGCGGGGCACGATGATCGGGGTCGGTGCGCAGCTCGTGGCGCGCTACCACTGGATCCTCCTCTTCTTCGGCGCCTTCCTCGTCTTCACCGGCGTGCGCATGCTCTTCCAGAGCACGCAGGAGCACGAGGAGGAGGTCGAGAGCTGGGTCACGCGATGGCTCCGGCGCCATTTCCCGGTGACCGACCGCTTCCACGAGCAGCACTTCGTCGTCGAGTTGAACGGGAAGAGGTTCCTCACGCCGCTTGCGGTCGCTCTCGTGCTGGTGGAGACGACGGATCTCATCTTCGCGGTGGACTCGATCCCCGCGATCTTCGCGATCACGGCGGACCCCTTCCTCGTGTTCACGTCGAATGTCTTCGCCATCCTGTGCCTGCGCTCGCTCTACTTCGGCCTGGCCGGCCTGATCCAGAAGTTCAAGTACCTGAAGGTCTCACTGGCCCTGGTGCTCGCCATCGTCGGCGTGAAGATGCTGACGGCCGAGTGGATCAAGCACTGGTTGGGTGATGCTTCCAACTTCTGGCTCCTCGGCGTGATCTTCACCGTGCTCATCGGCGGCGGGGTCGCGAGCTGGATCGCCGATCGCCGGCCGGGAGCGGCGTGA
- the murB gene encoding UDP-N-acetylmuramate dehydrogenase → MHPSRSSGPRRSPQQVAAALTPVLGAERLRLNEPLAPYTTFRIGGPADVLYDATSADELATALATARADGIPAFVLGLGANILVGDLGFRGLVIRNVARRITDLGGGRFHVESGVVVADLIKRTVAAGWSGLEHYVGIPSTVGGAVWQNLHFLSPAPDRARTMYIAEVVESVELLGADGTRTTVDREAMGFGYDQSRLHDGTETALAVTFALEAGDPAILHRVMQENLSWRGSRHPWLEVHPSAGSVFKKIEGVGAGRLVDQCGLKGFRIGGAQISHIHANIMVNLGGATAADVRALIAHAQHAVLERFGQSLEPEIGFIGEFSPASTQGATKS, encoded by the coding sequence ATGCATCCGTCGCGTTCGAGTGGCCCGCGTCGATCCCCGCAGCAGGTCGCTGCGGCACTGACACCGGTCTTGGGAGCTGAGCGGCTCCGACTCAACGAACCGCTCGCTCCGTACACCACGTTCCGCATCGGCGGTCCCGCCGACGTGCTGTACGATGCCACCTCGGCCGACGAACTCGCTACCGCGCTCGCCACGGCGCGAGCCGACGGGATCCCCGCCTTCGTCCTCGGACTCGGAGCCAACATCCTCGTCGGCGACCTCGGGTTCCGCGGACTGGTCATCCGGAACGTGGCGCGCCGGATCACCGACCTGGGCGGCGGCCGCTTCCACGTCGAGAGCGGCGTGGTGGTCGCCGACCTCATCAAGCGAACGGTCGCCGCGGGATGGTCGGGGCTCGAGCACTACGTCGGCATCCCGAGCACCGTCGGCGGCGCGGTCTGGCAGAATTTGCACTTCCTCTCCCCGGCGCCGGACCGCGCCCGCACGATGTACATCGCCGAGGTGGTCGAGTCGGTGGAGCTCCTTGGCGCGGACGGGACCCGCACGACCGTCGACCGGGAGGCGATGGGCTTCGGGTACGATCAGTCGCGGCTGCACGACGGGACCGAGACCGCCCTCGCGGTCACCTTCGCGCTCGAGGCCGGTGACCCGGCCATCCTGCACCGCGTGATGCAGGAGAACCTCTCCTGGCGCGGCTCGCGGCATCCTTGGCTCGAGGTGCACCCGAGCGCGGGCTCGGTGTTCAAGAAGATCGAGGGCGTTGGCGCGGGACGACTCGTGGATCAGTGCGGGCTCAAGGGATTCCGGATCGGCGGCGCGCAGATCTCCCACATCCACGCCAACATCATGGTCAACCTGGGTGGCGCGACGGCGGCGGACGTGCGCGCGCTGATCGCGCACGCCCAGCATGCCGTCCTCGAGCGGTTCGGTCAGTCCCTCGAGCCCGAGATCGGGTTCATCGGCGAGTTCTCGCCGGCGTCGACGCAGGGCGCGACGAAGAGCTGA